ATGATCTGGCCTGCCGTGGGTTCTATAAGACGGAGGATCGTTCTACCGGTCGTGGTCTTTCCGCAGCCGCTCTCCCCTACGAGACCGAAGGTTTCGCCCTTTTCTATCGTGAAACTGATGTCGTCCACCGCTTTAACGTAACCCGTGGTCCTCAGGAGACCCCTGATGGGAAAATACTTTTTGAGGTTCTTAACCTCGAGTAGCGGCTCGCTCATGGTATCACCTCAGTAAAGGTGGCAGGCCACGAAGTGGCCCGGTTCTACCTCCTTCAGTTCGGGCACCTCTCTACTGCAGATTTCCACGGCTCTGGGACATCTCGGATGGAAGCGACAGCCACTGGGGGCTTCTATCAGGTTCGGAACGGTTCCGGGTATCGCCTCGAGATGCTCTATCTTCGTCATCGGGTTTGGAACGGCCCTGAGCAACCCCCGGGTGTAGGGATGGAGCGGGTTTTTGAATATCTGCTCCACCGAACCTATCTCGACTATCTTACCGGCGTACATGACGGCCACCCTGTCGGCCATCTCCGCGACGACGCCCATGTTGTGGGTGATGAGTATAATCGTGGTGTCGTACTCCTTCTTGAGCCTGTTCATCAGATCGAGTATCTGGGCCTGCACGGTTACGTCCAGCGCGGTCGTGGGTTCGTCCGCTATGAGTATCTTCGGGTTGTTGGAGACGCCGGTTCCTATGACAACGCGCTGTTTCATCCCCCCGCTCATCTCGTGGGGATAGTTCTTCACCCTCTCCTCCGGATCGGGGATGAGAACACGCCGGAGCACATCCACGGCCCGTTTAAGGCCCTCCTTCCAGTCCCTGACCGTTCTGTGGACCACCATGGCCTCGGCTATCTGGTAACCCACTGTGTACAGGGGATCGAGCGATGCGTTCGGGTCCTGAAAGATGTAGGCTATCTCCTTACCCCGGATGTCCCTGATCTCCTCCGGAGAAAGCTTCAGCAGGTCAACGGAGCTTCCGTCTTCGCGGTGATAGATTACCCTTCCCCTCACTATCTTCCCGGGGCTTTCGATGAGCTGGGTCAGTGCCCGGGATGTAACGCTCTTCCCGCAGCCGGTTTCTCCAACGAGGGCGAAGGTCTCTCCCCGGTAGACGTCAAAAGAAACCCCCTCGATGGCCTTTACTATGCCGGCGTAGGTGTAGAAGTGGACGGTAAGATCGCGGACCTCGAGAATGGGCTCAGGCATTGCTCTCGCCCTCCTTTCTGGACTTCTTGACCTTGAACTCTATGCTCCTCCTCGTCCGGGGATCGAGGATGTCCCTCATGGTGTCGCCGAGGAGGTTCCAGCCGAGGGCAACGAGCATTATCATCAGGCCGGAGAACGTGACCAGCCACCATTTCTCCGGGAAGTACTGGGAG
The window above is part of the Thermococcus sp. P6 genome. Proteins encoded here:
- a CDS encoding ABC transporter ATP-binding protein, coding for MPEPILEVRDLTVHFYTYAGIVKAIEGVSFDVYRGETFALVGETGCGKSVTSRALTQLIESPGKIVRGRVIYHREDGSSVDLLKLSPEEIRDIRGKEIAYIFQDPNASLDPLYTVGYQIAEAMVVHRTVRDWKEGLKRAVDVLRRVLIPDPEERVKNYPHEMSGGMKQRVVIGTGVSNNPKILIADEPTTALDVTVQAQILDLMNRLKKEYDTTIILITHNMGVVAEMADRVAVMYAGKIVEIGSVEQIFKNPLHPYTRGLLRAVPNPMTKIEHLEAIPGTVPNLIEAPSGCRFHPRCPRAVEICSREVPELKEVEPGHFVACHLY